A section of the Perognathus longimembris pacificus isolate PPM17 chromosome 7, ASM2315922v1, whole genome shotgun sequence genome encodes:
- the Med18 gene encoding mediator of RNA polymerase II transcription subunit 18, translated as MEAPPVTMMPVTGGTVNMMEYLLQGSVLDHSLESLIHRLRGLCDNMEPETFLDHEMVFLLKGQQASPFVLRARRSMDRAGAPWHLRYLGQPEMGDKNRHALVRNCVDIATSENLTDFLMEMGFRMDHEFVAKGHLFRKGIMKIMVYKIFRILVPGNTDSTEALSLSYLVELSVVAPGGQDMVSDDMRNFAEQLKPLVHLEKIDPKRLM; from the exons ATGGAGGCACCCCCAGTCACCATGATGCCCGTTACTGGGGGCACTGTAAACATGATGGAGTACTTGCTGCAAG GAAGTGTTTTAGATCACAGTTTGGAAAGCCTCATCCACCGCCTTCGGGGTTTGTGCGACAACATGGAACCGGAGACTTTCCTTGACCATGAGATGGTATTCCTACTTAAAGGCCAGCAGGCCAGCCCATTTGTTCTAAGGGCCCGACGATCTATGGACAGGGCAGGGGCACCTTGGCACCTACGCTACCTGGGACAACCAGAAATGGGAGACAAGAATCGCCATGCCCTGGTGCGGAACTGTGTGGACATTGCCACATCTGAGAACCTCACTGACTTTTTGATGGAAATGGGCTTCCGCATGGACCATGAGTTTGTTGCCAAGGGACACTTGTTCCGTAAGGGCATCATGAAGATTATGGTATACAAGATTTTCCGAATCCTGGTGCCAGGGAACACAGACAGCACTGAAGCCTTATCACTCTCCTATCTTGTAGAATTAAGTGTTGTTGCACCAGGTGGACAAGACATGGTCTCTGATGACATGAGGAACTTTGCTGAGCAATTGAAACCTCTGGTTCATCTAGAGAAAATAGACCCCAAAAGACTCATGTAA